A window of the Sphingobium sp. CAP-1 genome harbors these coding sequences:
- a CDS encoding DUF2141 domain-containing protein produces MIAPLFLWAAATSLPSSPDLGKAEGQCRADEHGPSFLVAVHGIKDRRGRLKLELYPANDDDFLADDNILVAAGKTFRRVETTVPASGPIQLCIRAPGPGVYALSLLHDRDANRKFALSVDGIGFAGNPKLGMRKPSANAASARALTGPTPIAITLNYRRGLFSFGPLER; encoded by the coding sequence ATGATAGCGCCGCTGTTCCTTTGGGCGGCGGCAACCTCGCTGCCCTCCTCGCCCGATCTGGGCAAGGCGGAGGGCCAGTGTCGCGCGGACGAACATGGCCCGTCCTTTCTCGTCGCCGTCCATGGCATCAAGGATCGCAGGGGTCGGCTCAAGCTGGAGCTTTATCCCGCGAACGACGACGATTTTCTGGCCGACGACAATATATTGGTGGCGGCGGGAAAGACATTCCGGCGCGTCGAAACCACCGTTCCCGCTTCAGGCCCGATCCAGCTCTGCATCCGTGCGCCGGGGCCGGGCGTATATGCGCTCAGCCTGCTGCACGATCGCGATGCCAACCGCAAATTCGCGCTGTCGGTTGACGGCATCGGCTTTGCCGGAAATCCGAAACTGGGCATGCGCAAGCCGTCAGCAAATGCCGCGAGCGCTCGCGCGCTGACCGGGCCGACGCCGATCGCCATCACCCTCAACTATCGTCGCGGCCTGTTTTCCTTCGGCCCCCTGGAGCGTTGA
- a CDS encoding glycosyltransferase has translation MRIVDVCAFYAPQGGGVKTYVERKLKAGAKAGHEVIILAPGERSAVLPTDGDGRIVLLPARRFPLDRRYHYFDDEASLHAMLDQLQPDLVEASSPWSSAAMVGRWPGDAPRALVMHADPLSAYAYRWFGPVARRATIDRGFDWYWRHLRRLDAAFDMIVSANDSLSARLRDGGIGGARTIAMGVEPGIFSPTHRNETLRSHLLRCCGLGPDSLLLIGAGRHAPEKRWPQVVQAVTMAGCRQSVGLVLIGDGRDSARVRRAAAHNPHIHLLAPTSDRAALATLLASADALVHGCEAETFCMVAAEARASGLPVIVPDEGGAADQATPGLGLRYRAGQPASLAQAIDHLATTNPAAWRARATDAAAHVCTMDSHFDRLFASYAMLAGRSRHAA, from the coding sequence ATGCGAATAGTCGATGTCTGCGCCTTTTACGCACCGCAGGGCGGCGGGGTCAAAACCTATGTTGAACGCAAGCTGAAGGCGGGTGCGAAGGCAGGGCATGAGGTCATCATTCTGGCGCCCGGCGAGCGTAGCGCCGTCCTGCCGACGGATGGCGACGGACGGATCGTCCTGCTGCCCGCGCGGCGCTTTCCGCTGGATCGCCGCTACCATTATTTCGATGACGAAGCCTCGCTGCACGCCATGCTCGACCAGTTGCAGCCCGATCTGGTCGAGGCATCCTCCCCCTGGTCCAGCGCGGCGATGGTGGGTCGCTGGCCGGGCGATGCCCCCCGCGCGCTCGTCATGCATGCCGATCCGCTGTCGGCCTATGCCTATCGCTGGTTCGGCCCGGTCGCGCGGCGGGCGACGATCGATCGTGGCTTCGACTGGTATTGGCGGCACCTGCGCAGGCTCGATGCCGCATTCGACATGATCGTCAGCGCCAATGACAGCCTGTCGGCACGGCTGCGCGATGGCGGCATCGGCGGGGCGCGGACCATCGCGATGGGCGTGGAGCCTGGCATATTCTCCCCCACCCATCGTAACGAAACCCTGCGAAGCCATTTGCTGCGATGCTGCGGCCTCGGCCCCGACAGCCTGCTGCTGATCGGCGCGGGCCGCCATGCACCGGAAAAACGCTGGCCGCAGGTCGTGCAGGCCGTCACCATGGCGGGATGCCGCCAGTCGGTGGGGCTGGTCCTGATCGGCGACGGGCGGGACAGCGCGCGCGTGCGGCGGGCGGCGGCGCATAATCCGCATATCCATTTGCTCGCGCCGACGAGTGATCGCGCCGCGCTGGCCACCCTGCTCGCCAGCGCCGATGCGCTAGTCCACGGATGCGAGGCGGAAACCTTCTGCATGGTCGCGGCTGAAGCGCGGGCGAGCGGCCTGCCGGTCATCGTCCCCGATGAAGGCGGCGCCGCCGATCAGGCCACACCGGGCCTGGGCCTGCGCTATCGCGCCGGACAGCCCGCCAGTCTGGCGCAGGCGATCGACCATCTGGCAACGACAAACCCGGCTGCATGGCGGGCGCGTGCGACGGACGCAGCCGCGCATGTCTGCACGATGGACAGCCATTTCGATCGCCTGTTCGCCAGCTACGCCATGCTGGCCGGGAGGAGTCGTCATGCCGCCTGA
- a CDS encoding prepilin peptidase: protein MIQPAAALIGALAGAILGSFLATLILRWPQGRGVMRGRSACDGCGRTLAARDLIPMLSAVLSKGRCRTCGGAIDPLHGRVEAGCAIIGALAVGFRPDLGGIGWALLGWLLLTLAVLDWRHFWLPDALNLPLAFLGFTIGLWATDVALTDRIIGAAAGYGALLAIALGYRALRGRDGLGLGDAKLLGALGAWLGWQALPFLLLIASLLGLTVMLATGRAKERTARVPLGTFLALAALPAWLMAVSLMR, encoded by the coding sequence GTGATCCAGCCCGCAGCGGCGCTGATCGGCGCGCTGGCCGGCGCGATCCTGGGCAGTTTCCTGGCCACGCTGATCCTGCGCTGGCCGCAGGGCCGGGGGGTGATGCGCGGCCGATCGGCCTGCGACGGTTGCGGCCGGACACTCGCCGCGCGCGACCTGATCCCGATGCTGAGCGCGGTGTTGAGCAAGGGCCGCTGTCGCACCTGTGGCGGCGCGATCGATCCGCTGCATGGCCGGGTGGAGGCGGGCTGCGCGATCATCGGCGCGCTGGCGGTCGGCTTTCGGCCCGATCTGGGCGGCATCGGCTGGGCGCTGCTGGGCTGGCTGCTATTGACGCTGGCGGTGCTGGACTGGCGCCATTTCTGGCTGCCCGATGCGCTGAACCTGCCGCTCGCCTTTCTGGGCTTCACCATCGGGCTATGGGCGACCGATGTGGCGCTGACCGATCGTATCATCGGCGCGGCGGCGGGCTATGGCGCGTTGCTGGCGATCGCGCTGGGATATAGGGCGCTGCGCGGGCGTGACGGGCTGGGGCTGGGCGACGCCAAGCTGCTGGGCGCGCTGGGCGCCTGGCTGGGATGGCAGGCGCTGCCTTTTCTGTTGTTGATCGCGTCGCTGCTGGGGCTGACGGTGATGCTCGCCACTGGCCGCGCCAAGGAGCGCACCGCGCGCGTCCCGCTCGGCACCTTCCTGGCGCTCGCGGCGCTTCCGGCCTGGCTGATGGCCGTATCTCTCATGCGGTGA
- the gspN gene encoding type II secretion system protein N, translated as MMGLILSRRMRIVLALALLVGLLIFLPMRVALGLAGLERIGVAARAVRGTVWSGRIDQLMLGNMPLGSVRAGLSPVSLLMGRARFDIARTKGLPDDVKGALTVGFGRIGVDDVTGSVPLGRTFAPLPVGSLILEEVSAHFSGERCGHAEGRVRARMAGQFPGLNLSQGLSGTIACDGDALLLPLVSQSGLEKVTLRIWRSGRYVAEMRVETADPTLAATLGQAGFAGIGNAQLLKVEGTL; from the coding sequence ATGATGGGCCTCATCCTGTCGCGGCGGATGCGGATCGTGCTGGCGCTGGCGCTGCTGGTCGGCCTGCTGATCTTCCTGCCGATGCGCGTGGCGCTGGGCCTTGCCGGGCTGGAGCGGATCGGCGTCGCCGCGCGTGCGGTGCGCGGCACCGTGTGGAGCGGCCGGATCGACCAGTTGATGCTCGGCAACATGCCGCTGGGCAGCGTGCGCGCCGGCCTGTCGCCGGTATCACTGCTGATGGGCCGCGCCCGCTTCGACATCGCCCGGACCAAGGGGTTGCCCGATGATGTGAAGGGCGCGCTGACCGTCGGCTTCGGCCGGATCGGGGTGGATGACGTGACCGGATCGGTGCCGTTGGGCCGGACCTTCGCGCCGCTGCCGGTGGGCAGTCTGATACTGGAGGAGGTCAGCGCGCATTTTAGTGGCGAGCGATGCGGCCATGCCGAAGGGCGGGTGCGCGCGCGCATGGCCGGCCAGTTTCCGGGGCTGAACCTCAGCCAGGGTCTGTCGGGCACGATCGCCTGCGATGGCGACGCGCTGCTGCTGCCGCTGGTCAGCCAGTCGGGGCTGGAGAAGGTCACTCTGCGGATCTGGCGATCGGGCCGTTATGTCGCGGAAATGCGGGTCGAAACCGCCGATCCGACGCTGGCGGCGACGCTGGGGCAGGCGGGTTTCGCCGGCATCGGCAATGCGCAGTTGCTCAAGGTCGAAGGGACGTTGTGA
- the gspM gene encoding type II secretion system protein GspM, whose product MMERIATYWGERSPREQWMLGVMIALLAATFLWFGVAVPLDRAQRGARDTLLAATDRNVAIRAAVKQLKMLPRTPAATGPAVPLDQLVGQGAGEAGLTLERAQAQGNDRMEIAIAAIRPVALFSWLGTLEAQGVRVETMSARPSPTAGSVSAQAVLVRGEGQ is encoded by the coding sequence ATGATGGAACGGATAGCGACCTATTGGGGCGAGCGATCGCCCCGCGAGCAATGGATGCTGGGCGTGATGATCGCGCTGCTGGCGGCGACCTTCCTGTGGTTCGGCGTCGCCGTGCCGCTCGACCGGGCGCAGCGCGGCGCGCGTGACACGCTGCTGGCGGCGACCGATCGCAATGTCGCCATCCGCGCGGCGGTGAAGCAGTTGAAGATGTTGCCTCGCACGCCCGCCGCCACCGGTCCGGCCGTGCCGCTCGACCAGCTTGTCGGGCAGGGCGCGGGCGAGGCGGGGCTGACGCTGGAACGGGCGCAGGCGCAGGGCAATGACCGGATGGAGATCGCGATTGCCGCGATCCGGCCGGTCGCCCTCTTTTCCTGGCTGGGCACGCTGGAGGCGCAGGGCGTGCGGGTCGAAACCATGAGTGCGCGACCTTCGCCGACCGCCGGCAGTGTCTCGGCGCAGGCGGTGCTGGTGCGGGGCGAAGGCCAATGA